The Synechococcus sp. RS9909 genomic interval GAGCGCTGCCGATAAGTTCACGGTGGTGATGGAGACGGCTGGCTTGAACGCCACCGAACTCAGTGCCTACTGCCGAGAGCGAGGCCTGTTTCCTGAGCAGGTGGAGCGTTGGCGGCAGGCGGCCCAGGATGCCAATGAAAAGCCAGTGCTGACCTTGAAAGAGCAGAAGGAGCTGGAAAAGCTCCGCGCCCAGGACCAACGGGAGATCAAAGCCCTCAAGAAGGAGCTGCAGCGCAAAGAGAAGGCCATGGCGGAGATGGCGGCCCTGCTGGTGCTGCGAAAAAAGTGGGAAGCCTTCTGTTC includes:
- a CDS encoding helix-turn-helix domain-containing protein, which codes for MSPPQRQSVAQISEELGIHVVTLYNWRKAWRLQGEVVPASEKEPEGWSAADKFTVVMETAGLNATELSAYCRERGLFPEQVERWRQAAQDANEKPVLTLKEQKELEKLRAQDQREIKALKKELQRKEKAMAEMAALLVLRKKWEAFCSEDAEG